In Pseudomonas sp. MM213, a genomic segment contains:
- a CDS encoding cation acetate symporter codes for MKRLLIAVSAILASVAVYAADAPGTVHKHNPIAIGMFLAFVIFTLFVTRWAARKNNSVADHYAAGGKITGFQNGWAIAGDYMSAASLLGISALVFTSGFDGLIYSIGFLASWPIILFLIAEPLRNLGRYTLADVLSYRLKQRPIRAFAASSSIVIVLLYLVSQLVGAGKLVELLFGFDYTAAVLLVGTLMVIYVFFGGMLATTWIQIIKAVLLLTGCVFMAFMVLSEFGFSLNQLFTQATQVHPSHVAIMSPGGLITDPVSAISLGLALVFGTAGLPHILMRFFTVGNVKAARQSILYATGLVGIGYALIVIIGFGTIALVASNPAYHDASGGILGGVNMVAIHLAHNVGGNVFLGFMCAVSFSTILAVVAGLTLAGSSAVSHDLYAHALRRGTASDREEMRVSRVTTIVLGVLSILLAIAFEKQNIAFIVSLTFSIAASSNFPVLLLSIYWKGLTTRGAVIGGSLGLVSAITLCILSPTVWVKILHHQQAWFPYEYPALFSMAVAFIGIFWFSITDRSASAVVERSRFENQLVDTELGTPATWKAQLKAD; via the coding sequence ATGAAGCGTCTACTTATTGCAGTCTCAGCCATCCTGGCTTCGGTAGCGGTATACGCTGCCGACGCTCCGGGCACAGTCCACAAACATAACCCCATTGCCATCGGCATGTTTCTAGCGTTTGTTATTTTTACTCTGTTTGTCACACGATGGGCCGCACGCAAAAACAATAGTGTTGCCGATCACTATGCCGCAGGCGGAAAAATTACCGGCTTCCAAAATGGTTGGGCCATCGCCGGAGACTATATGTCCGCGGCGTCTTTGCTGGGTATCTCCGCGTTGGTGTTTACCAGCGGTTTTGATGGACTGATCTACTCAATCGGTTTCCTTGCAAGCTGGCCGATCATTCTGTTCCTGATTGCCGAACCATTACGCAATCTAGGTCGCTACACGCTGGCGGACGTACTGTCCTATCGCCTGAAACAACGCCCCATAAGAGCGTTTGCGGCGTCCAGTTCGATCGTGATCGTTCTGCTTTATCTGGTTTCTCAGCTGGTAGGCGCTGGAAAGCTGGTGGAATTGCTGTTCGGTTTCGATTACACCGCAGCTGTGCTGCTCGTCGGTACGCTAATGGTCATCTATGTTTTCTTTGGCGGGATGCTGGCAACCACCTGGATTCAGATCATCAAGGCAGTCTTATTGCTGACTGGCTGTGTCTTCATGGCTTTCATGGTCTTGTCCGAATTCGGATTCAGCCTGAACCAGCTGTTCACTCAAGCTACCCAAGTGCATCCATCCCATGTAGCAATCATGAGTCCAGGAGGGCTGATTACTGACCCTGTGTCTGCGATTTCCCTGGGGCTGGCATTAGTCTTCGGTACGGCAGGTCTTCCACATATTCTCATGCGGTTCTTCACCGTCGGTAACGTCAAGGCTGCGCGCCAAAGTATTCTTTATGCCACCGGTCTTGTCGGCATAGGGTACGCACTGATCGTCATCATCGGTTTCGGCACCATCGCCCTGGTTGCCAGCAATCCTGCCTATCATGATGCGTCAGGTGGAATATTGGGTGGCGTTAATATGGTTGCGATTCACCTCGCACATAACGTCGGCGGCAATGTCTTCCTCGGGTTTATGTGTGCGGTATCGTTCTCGACAATATTGGCAGTAGTGGCAGGGTTGACCCTTGCGGGCTCGTCTGCCGTTTCTCATGATCTTTATGCACATGCCTTGCGCCGTGGTACCGCAAGCGACCGTGAAGAAATGCGCGTCTCTCGTGTTACAACCATCGTGCTGGGTGTGTTGTCGATTCTGCTGGCGATTGCTTTCGAGAAACAGAACATCGCATTTATTGTGAGCTTAACGTTCTCCATCGCCGCAAGTTCCAATTTTCCAGTGCTGTTGTTGTCGATTTACTGGAAGGGTTTAACGACGCGTGGCGCCGTGATTGGCGGATCGTTGGGGCTGGTGTCTGCAATTACCCTGTGCATTCTCAGTCCTACTGTTTGGGTCAAGATTCTCCATCATCAGCAAGCCTGGTTCCCGTATGAATACCCGGCCCTGTTCTCAATGGCTGTCGCATTTATCGGTATTTTCTGGTTCTCCATTACTGATCGTTCCGCCAGCGCCGTAGTTGAACGCAGTCGATTCGAAAATCAGTTGGTCGATACGGAGCTGGGTACGCCGGCAACATGGAAGGCGCAACTTAAAGCTGATTAA
- a CDS encoding TetR/AcrR family transcriptional regulator — MQDSKNVDENEPGKSKDSASLVKSTTRRLSPEVREKQIVQKAIEHFATCGFSGSTRELARQLDVTQPLLYRYFPSKEALIDRVYDEVYQWDTSWEAMIKDRSEPLQSRLVRFYTSYAGVILRREWIRIFVFAGLTREGINDRYLAKLRERVFIPVIAEIRHAHGLAPSSGETINDKELELIWSLHASIFYIGVRKWIYDLPVTEDIDALIEQMVDAFLNGSPHVLQQVDNDLGEKPGLN; from the coding sequence ATGCAAGACTCAAAAAATGTGGACGAGAACGAGCCAGGCAAGTCAAAGGACTCCGCAAGCCTCGTCAAATCGACGACTCGACGCCTTTCGCCAGAGGTCAGGGAAAAGCAGATTGTGCAGAAAGCCATCGAGCATTTTGCGACGTGCGGATTCTCGGGGAGCACCCGTGAGCTGGCGCGACAACTTGATGTTACCCAGCCTTTACTCTATCGATATTTCCCTAGCAAAGAGGCGCTGATAGATCGCGTGTACGACGAGGTGTACCAGTGGGATACCTCGTGGGAAGCGATGATCAAGGATCGCTCGGAACCCCTTCAGTCTCGTCTGGTTCGTTTCTATACCTCATACGCAGGGGTGATTCTGCGGCGGGAATGGATTCGTATCTTCGTTTTCGCCGGGCTGACACGTGAAGGTATCAACGATCGGTATCTCGCCAAATTGCGTGAGCGAGTCTTCATTCCTGTCATCGCAGAGATTCGCCATGCTCATGGATTGGCACCCTCCTCAGGCGAAACGATCAATGACAAAGAGCTGGAATTGATCTGGAGTTTGCATGCCAGCATTTTCTATATCGGCGTGCGCAAATGGATTTACGATCTTCCAGTAACTGAGGACATTGATGCGCTGATCGAGCAGATGGTCGATGCATTCCTTAACGGCAGTCCCCACGTATTGCAACAAGTCGATAACGACCTCGGCGAGAAGCCTGGCTTGAATTGA
- a CDS encoding FAD binding domain-containing protein, producing MINTLNKSRAIVVGGSLGGLFAANMLLRKGWDVEVFERVPDELAGRGAGIVTHPELFEAMAAAGIPLDASVGINVLSRVTLAQDGDVVLENALPQTLTAWGKMYQVLRAAFPDSLYRCGGSVISVESTDTHASVTLADGTTHQADVIIAADGFRSTIRQHFLPDVHLQYAGYIAWRGLVDESALSDSAHAALFDKFAFCLPPHEQILGYPVAGHSNSTLVGERRYNFVWYRTSDDDDLRDLLRDESGKQFEGGIPPALIRRDVLDTMYQSAETLLAPQFAEVVKKAAQPLFQPIYDLEVPKMNFGRVALLGDAAFVARPHCGMGVTKAAGDALAIVEALERHASVEEALADYSEQRCRFGASIVQHARHLGAYMQAQLKSEEEREMAELYRTPEAVMRETAVPVKF from the coding sequence ATGATCAATACGTTGAATAAATCCCGCGCTATTGTCGTGGGCGGTTCGCTGGGTGGCCTGTTTGCAGCAAATATGCTGTTACGCAAAGGTTGGGATGTTGAGGTTTTCGAACGTGTTCCGGATGAACTCGCTGGACGAGGCGCCGGGATCGTTACACACCCTGAATTGTTCGAGGCGATGGCCGCTGCGGGAATTCCCCTCGATGCATCTGTCGGTATCAATGTGCTTTCGCGTGTCACGTTGGCCCAGGATGGCGATGTGGTACTTGAAAACGCGCTCCCTCAGACGTTGACCGCGTGGGGGAAAATGTACCAGGTTCTTCGCGCCGCATTTCCGGACTCGCTGTACCGCTGCGGTGGTAGCGTCATCTCGGTTGAAAGCACTGACACGCATGCCAGCGTCACGTTGGCCGATGGCACAACTCATCAAGCGGACGTCATTATTGCCGCTGATGGATTTCGGTCGACAATCCGCCAGCATTTTTTACCTGACGTACACCTGCAATACGCTGGATATATCGCATGGCGTGGGTTAGTCGATGAAAGTGCTCTATCGGACTCTGCCCACGCAGCGCTATTCGATAAATTCGCTTTTTGTTTGCCGCCACACGAGCAGATCCTGGGGTATCCAGTTGCCGGGCACTCCAACAGCACTCTTGTAGGCGAACGCCGTTATAACTTCGTGTGGTACCGCACCAGTGACGACGACGATTTGCGCGATTTGTTGAGGGACGAAAGCGGGAAACAATTTGAAGGTGGAATTCCTCCGGCGCTGATACGCCGTGATGTGCTCGACACTATGTACCAGTCCGCCGAGACATTACTTGCCCCGCAGTTCGCCGAAGTTGTAAAGAAAGCCGCGCAACCGTTATTCCAGCCCATTTACGACCTGGAAGTACCGAAGATGAATTTCGGGCGTGTCGCTTTGCTCGGCGACGCGGCATTTGTGGCGCGTCCCCATTGCGGAATGGGTGTTACCAAGGCCGCCGGTGATGCGTTGGCAATCGTCGAAGCACTTGAGCGACATGCATCCGTCGAAGAGGCACTGGCGGACTATAGCGAGCAACGCTGTCGTTTCGGGGCGTCGATTGTTCAGCATGCCAGGCATTTGGGTGCGTATATGCAGGCGCAACTGAAAAGCGAGGAAGAGCGCGAAATGGCTGAGTTGTACCGAACCCCGGAAGCCGTAATGCGCGAGACAGCGGTGCCCGTGAAGTTTTAA
- a CDS encoding DsbA family protein, which produces MSAATLHYVYDPFCGWCYGAAPMITAATTIPGLEIQAHGVGMLSGDKSKFVSGEWRDFVRPHEARITAFSKQTFADAYVQGVLDHENVYLDSSPPIAAMMTAQQLSGRGIEMLKRLQVAYYQEGRAIAERGVIADIAGELGFESDRFMAAFDSVTADSLQDHLERSNGMLEALNARGFPAFALEIDGEMEVLAMGHYLSRPTLFKTDIESRLAK; this is translated from the coding sequence ATGAGCGCCGCAACATTGCATTACGTGTACGACCCGTTCTGTGGCTGGTGCTATGGAGCGGCACCAATGATCACGGCGGCCACCACGATTCCTGGCCTGGAAATTCAGGCTCATGGTGTAGGCATGTTATCGGGAGACAAAAGCAAGTTTGTGTCGGGTGAATGGCGCGATTTTGTTCGTCCTCACGAAGCTCGGATTACCGCGTTCAGCAAACAAACCTTCGCAGACGCTTACGTCCAGGGCGTACTCGACCATGAAAACGTTTACCTGGACTCTTCACCGCCCATTGCAGCCATGATGACGGCTCAACAGCTGTCAGGACGCGGCATTGAAATGCTCAAGCGTTTGCAAGTCGCGTACTACCAGGAGGGACGGGCCATAGCTGAGCGAGGGGTGATTGCCGACATTGCCGGCGAGCTTGGCTTTGAATCAGATAGGTTTATGGCGGCTTTTGATTCGGTCACCGCAGACTCATTGCAGGATCATCTTGAGCGCAGCAACGGGATGCTGGAAGCCCTGAATGCGCGTGGCTTTCCAGCATTTGCGCTGGAAATCGATGGCGAGATGGAAGTGTTGGCCATGGGGCATTATTTAAGTCGACCCACATTGTTCAAGACGGATATTGAAAGCCGCCTGGCCAAATAG
- a CDS encoding VOC family protein, with the protein MQVLKLAHYSIRSFDLEKSSRFYERVLGFTPGYRPPFDFPGVWLYMGGDEEDFGTVHIIGIDPSNPEGLKNYLGDKEIPLTGTGTVDHIAFLVTGLVAFWSVFKAEGIAWRDRTVPSLGLHQVFIEDPSGVTIELNFPASEIEAVGSYASHVADTVGERP; encoded by the coding sequence ATGCAAGTCCTGAAGCTCGCTCATTACTCGATCCGGTCGTTCGACCTGGAGAAGTCCAGCCGATTTTATGAAAGGGTGCTCGGTTTTACCCCTGGCTATCGACCGCCGTTCGATTTTCCTGGCGTTTGGTTGTACATGGGAGGAGATGAGGAGGACTTTGGCACGGTCCACATTATCGGGATTGACCCTTCCAACCCCGAAGGTCTGAAGAACTACCTCGGCGATAAAGAAATCCCGCTGACAGGCACTGGAACCGTTGACCACATTGCCTTTCTGGTAACTGGCCTGGTTGCATTCTGGAGCGTCTTCAAGGCCGAAGGCATTGCCTGGCGTGATCGCACCGTTCCGAGCCTCGGCCTGCATCAGGTTTTCATCGAAGATCCGTCAGGTGTCACCATCGAGCTCAATTTTCCAGCCTCCGAGATTGAAGCGGTTGGTTCTTACGCCTCCCATGTAGCTGACACTGTGGGAGAGCGGCCATGA
- a CDS encoding methyl-accepting chemotaxis protein, whose translation MTLSLRSKVILLTIIPGLLLAAVISGITFWVLQKLASEEVEQTRDLLINERKTSLKHYMEIAQASIQPIYDASKNGDSDARDQAVKILRTLSFAKQNYFYGYDSSSVRVFSANLNTDIGKSFIDSKDTNGVYVIRGLVEAAKTGTHFFRYDWQTPVSPKPTPKLGYTVYLEKWDLIVGTQVNLDDLEVQVQAIASERYERIGQYTAYILFLAVCVLLLVALIGIWLGNSIVKPLLAIKKNLDDIAAGDGDLTHRLPVSSNDELGDLAHSFNLFVEKIHNLVRQIVEMTGQLTALVEDMSAQAQRSEQAMDRQRQETDQVATAIHEMSTAAHQVSVSAQGASQAARETSDVGGQARDVVNKSIESIHSLIEEIGQSSSSLDSLNKDVQLIAGVVDVIRSIAEQTNLLALNAAIEAARAGDAGRGFAVVADEVRALASRTQKSTQEIHGMISLLQKGTQDAMITMGRSSETGRTTGELANQAGLSLDAISQLIYTINDMNAQIASASEEQTAVAEEVNRSMTHISLAADVVAGDAKDGAITSRSLSELGNRLGRLISQFRI comes from the coding sequence GTGACGCTAAGTCTTCGTAGCAAAGTCATCCTTCTGACGATCATCCCTGGCCTTTTGCTGGCTGCAGTGATCAGCGGCATTACTTTTTGGGTTTTGCAAAAGCTGGCATCCGAGGAGGTTGAGCAGACGCGCGACCTCTTGATCAATGAGCGAAAAACTTCACTGAAGCACTATATGGAAATTGCCCAAGCGTCGATTCAGCCCATATACGACGCTTCCAAAAATGGGGATTCCGACGCTCGGGATCAGGCTGTGAAGATTCTGCGAACGCTGAGTTTCGCTAAACAAAACTATTTTTACGGCTATGACTCTTCGTCTGTTCGAGTGTTCTCCGCCAACCTGAACACCGATATCGGCAAGAGCTTTATTGATAGCAAAGATACCAACGGCGTGTATGTGATTCGAGGGCTGGTTGAAGCGGCCAAGACGGGGACACATTTTTTCCGGTACGACTGGCAAACCCCCGTCAGCCCGAAACCTACGCCCAAGCTCGGTTACACCGTTTATCTGGAGAAGTGGGACTTGATCGTGGGCACGCAAGTGAATCTGGATGATCTTGAAGTTCAGGTACAGGCCATCGCCAGTGAGCGCTATGAGCGCATCGGTCAGTACACCGCGTACATCCTTTTCCTCGCCGTTTGCGTGCTGCTCCTTGTGGCGCTGATTGGCATTTGGCTAGGAAACAGCATTGTGAAACCTTTACTGGCCATCAAGAAGAACCTGGACGACATCGCCGCTGGAGATGGCGACCTGACACACCGCCTGCCAGTTTCGAGCAACGATGAGCTGGGCGATTTGGCTCACTCGTTCAACTTGTTTGTGGAAAAAATTCATAACCTTGTGCGTCAAATCGTGGAGATGACCGGGCAACTGACGGCACTGGTCGAAGATATGTCGGCCCAGGCACAGCGCTCAGAGCAGGCCATGGATCGTCAGCGCCAAGAGACTGATCAAGTGGCGACAGCCATTCATGAAATGTCCACGGCTGCGCATCAGGTTTCCGTCAGTGCCCAAGGTGCTTCGCAAGCAGCACGAGAAACCAGCGATGTAGGTGGGCAGGCAAGAGATGTCGTCAACAAAAGCATCGAAAGCATTCATTCGTTGATCGAGGAAATAGGACAAAGTAGCTCGTCTTTGGACAGCTTGAACAAGGACGTGCAGTTGATTGCCGGTGTAGTTGACGTCATTCGCTCTATTGCGGAGCAAACCAATCTATTGGCTTTGAACGCCGCCATTGAAGCAGCACGGGCCGGCGATGCGGGTCGTGGTTTTGCAGTGGTCGCCGACGAAGTTCGAGCCTTGGCCAGCCGTACGCAAAAGAGCACCCAGGAAATCCATGGGATGATCAGCCTGCTTCAAAAAGGTACCCAAGATGCCATGATCACGATGGGCCGCTCCAGCGAAACAGGCCGAACAACAGGGGAACTGGCAAACCAGGCGGGATTGTCGCTGGATGCCATCAGCCAACTGATTTATACAATTAACGACATGAACGCTCAGATCGCCAGCGCATCCGAAGAGCAGACCGCTGTGGCCGAGGAAGTAAACCGTAGTATGACTCACATCTCCCTGGCGGCTGATGTGGTCGCCGGGGACGCCAAAGATGGTGCAATAACTTCCAGAAGTCTCAGTGAGTTAGGTAATCGCTTAGG
- a CDS encoding DUF485 domain-containing protein: MEHAYPQDGGSALSAEQVDNAIQNPILENPEFRALVKQRRIFSWSMTALMLAVYFGFILSLAFIPARLGTPIIEGQPMTWGVPIGFGMLAFTILLVAVYVWRTNTCYDPKIKTIIRSFNK; this comes from the coding sequence ATGGAACATGCATATCCGCAAGACGGTGGCTCGGCCCTGTCCGCTGAACAGGTTGATAACGCTATTCAAAACCCGATTCTCGAAAATCCGGAGTTTCGTGCTTTGGTAAAACAGCGACGGATATTTTCGTGGAGTATGACTGCCCTGATGCTGGCAGTTTATTTCGGATTTATTCTTTCTCTAGCCTTTATACCGGCCCGTTTGGGTACACCTATCATCGAAGGGCAACCGATGACATGGGGCGTGCCAATTGGCTTTGGAATGCTCGCCTTCACGATTCTTCTCGTTGCTGTCTACGTATGGCGAACTAATACCTGCTACGACCCTAAAATAAAAACAATCATCAGGAGCTTCAACAAATGA
- a CDS encoding MFS transporter, with the protein MGVSTSGTATTIQKASMTRGLVLLFAFCCGAIVANIYYAQPIISLIAPDIGMSSGHASLIVSLTQIGYALGLFFLVPLADLVENRRLMIATIVITIFSLVAAGLARQPSVFLVVSALIGFSSVSVQMLIPLAAHLAPEESRGRVVGGIMGGLLLGILLARPLSSLIADHLGWRAVFIGAAALMLIISIVIGMTMPKWQPAHRASYGQLLMSLGQLFCREPVLRQRALYQGLMFASFSLFWTAVPLVLSREFGLTQSQIAMFSLVGAIGAVAAPISGRLADAGHTRRASQLAMVLGVVSFLPAFINPFYGVIGLAVTGVALDFAVQMNMVLGQRAVYALGTANRGRLNALYMISIFVGGAIGSSVTSSLYEHASWLAIAAVGSALSLVALIAFSIVSHRAGQVH; encoded by the coding sequence ATGGGCGTTTCTACAAGTGGTACAGCAACGACGATACAAAAAGCTTCAATGACCAGAGGGCTGGTGCTTCTGTTTGCATTTTGTTGCGGTGCCATCGTGGCCAACATCTATTACGCACAACCGATCATCAGCTTGATTGCCCCGGATATCGGTATGTCGAGTGGCCACGCGAGTCTTATTGTTTCGCTGACTCAGATTGGTTATGCACTCGGATTGTTTTTCCTGGTGCCCTTGGCGGACCTGGTCGAAAACCGCCGACTGATGATAGCGACGATCGTGATTACGATCTTCAGTCTGGTCGCCGCTGGTTTAGCCCGGCAGCCGAGCGTATTTCTTGTCGTATCGGCACTCATCGGTTTCAGCTCGGTCTCCGTGCAAATGCTTATTCCATTGGCCGCGCATCTGGCTCCGGAAGAGTCTCGCGGCCGAGTGGTTGGCGGGATCATGGGAGGCTTGCTGCTGGGGATTTTGCTTGCGCGGCCGCTGTCGAGCCTGATTGCTGATCATTTGGGCTGGCGGGCAGTGTTTATCGGGGCTGCTGCCTTGATGCTCATCATCTCCATAGTGATCGGCATGACCATGCCCAAATGGCAGCCAGCCCATCGTGCGTCGTATGGTCAACTGCTGATGTCCCTTGGACAATTGTTTTGCCGCGAACCCGTATTACGTCAGCGAGCGCTTTATCAAGGGCTGATGTTTGCATCGTTCAGTTTGTTCTGGACCGCCGTACCGCTGGTGTTGAGTCGTGAGTTCGGCCTCACGCAAAGTCAGATTGCGATGTTTTCTCTGGTCGGCGCCATCGGTGCAGTCGCTGCACCTATCAGTGGTCGACTCGCTGATGCAGGGCACACTCGACGAGCCTCACAGTTGGCCATGGTGCTGGGCGTGGTGAGTTTCCTTCCAGCCTTCATTAATCCCTTTTACGGTGTGATTGGTTTGGCTGTCACCGGTGTTGCTCTGGACTTTGCTGTGCAGATGAACATGGTACTTGGCCAACGAGCCGTCTACGCCTTGGGCACCGCCAACAGAGGCCGCCTGAATGCGTTGTACATGATCAGTATCTTCGTTGGCGGTGCAATCGGTTCCTCGGTGACCAGTTCGCTTTATGAACATGCCAGCTGGTTGGCGATTGCAGCGGTGGGAAGCGCCTTGTCGCTGGTCGCTCTGATCGCCTTCTCGATTGTTTCTCATCGAGCCGGGCAGGTTCACTGA
- a CDS encoding LysR family transcriptional regulator, which yields MDKLLALKMFVQAVDSKGFSSAARQLGLATSSVTRMIDGLEAELGAVLLNRSTRQISLSDAGAAYYLKAREVLNAVAEADASVTDRGEVPAGHLRISVPVALGRRLIAPHIAALLKRYPQLVLDMTLSDDIVELLGERVDLSIRLGSAAAMDGVVSRPVGHFSRRVVASSEYLNVHGFPEHPMDLMQHECMRFSYGQKQQVWSFLKSGEKTRVPIEGRFKSNNAEVLREVALAGGGVALLPDWLVNDDIGSGHLTSLFESFVVNPNDASSVISALYLPNHRGSRRVNAFIDFISELLGPEGLPVS from the coding sequence ATGGACAAGTTGCTCGCATTGAAAATGTTCGTCCAGGCTGTGGATTCGAAGGGCTTTTCTTCCGCCGCTCGACAGTTGGGCCTGGCGACGTCTTCCGTGACCCGGATGATCGACGGGCTTGAGGCTGAGCTGGGCGCTGTCCTGCTTAACCGTTCCACGCGGCAAATCTCATTGTCAGATGCCGGGGCCGCCTACTACTTGAAAGCGCGGGAGGTGTTGAACGCTGTAGCCGAAGCGGATGCTTCGGTCACTGACCGTGGGGAAGTCCCCGCAGGGCATCTTCGTATTTCCGTACCCGTGGCGCTGGGACGTCGTCTGATTGCGCCGCATATCGCCGCGCTTTTGAAGCGTTACCCGCAACTCGTGTTGGACATGACGCTTTCTGACGACATTGTTGAGTTGTTGGGTGAGCGCGTCGATCTATCGATCCGGTTGGGCTCCGCAGCCGCAATGGACGGTGTAGTCAGTCGTCCTGTCGGTCATTTCAGCCGTAGGGTGGTTGCCAGTTCCGAGTACCTGAATGTGCATGGTTTCCCCGAACATCCTATGGACCTCATGCAACACGAATGCATGCGCTTTAGTTATGGCCAAAAGCAACAGGTTTGGAGTTTCTTAAAGTCCGGTGAGAAGACTCGAGTCCCTATTGAAGGCCGCTTTAAAAGCAACAATGCGGAGGTTTTGCGCGAGGTCGCGCTGGCGGGCGGAGGGGTGGCCCTTTTACCTGATTGGCTCGTCAACGATGATATTGGTAGCGGTCACCTGACGTCATTGTTCGAGTCTTTTGTTGTCAATCCGAACGACGCGAGTTCGGTTATCTCTGCGCTGTATCTCCCCAATCATCGCGGCTCCAGGCGCGTCAATGCATTTATCGATTTCATCAGCGAGTTGCTCGGGCCTGAGGGCTTGCCAGTGAGCTGA